One window from the genome of Hoplias malabaricus isolate fHopMal1 chromosome 18, fHopMal1.hap1, whole genome shotgun sequence encodes:
- the ttc3 gene encoding E3 ubiquitin-protein ligase TTC3 isoform X4 has protein sequence MDSFLPMMLESDDSDLEDGPDVVRHKTKIIYQNHFPYIHMEPPDILYERWGKINLELRQKTGYMLHISAFWWHILFRQQENHVTTSWAVEVGFLDANFTNDLSLKRLHKIEILELILNTIENCLSDTEPERKAKELISLSTSFQLQEDCLVKAVSWLEEFGPPGLSRKLLDLGPKKIRYHILHFIFIEYARYIQVMSCSKKKMTKDVLIEPDPWNLQKSEEMKNKGNEQFQKKKYDQAVKWYTKAIKFHPSNHLLYGNRALSYLRCEKYLKAMGDGKRAIILQKDWAKGHYRFCDALFFLGAKDKAIEANLRAQKYCSADPEGIRDLQQQYSRFMTEIYEGKAEGKQKKAETKKGASKRHEAASGLDPSIPHVSSYNDTVTSLESCTLENKKTGDAVEQQEPPGRSRNIEEHCKSAKDDKSEMGDRKTKNGVPCTPEKQAVRAKPPPAQENAQTSGSNACSKKQFCAAVVDAHTALADQRCHNAEQAFSLALHVLQSSGSKCFGITELDKALLIYGYATALLEIGQPEELTEAKRQFDKLRSSEDRKFQSLVHYGIGKVFLKENRYPKAFEEFSNALLMVQRQITPGKLTWPTTKVTVEETRPEYLKEQLERYIELCKFPPKPDAICRHQHCLGHAIEIYFTDPDFKGFIRITCCQSCHVEFHINCWKKLKAASFADKNDKDFLQDGCFTPDCSGRICHIVIFGSTGLIKCKFESTIPKNKPPVRLRVKQKCTSLKKLKSKEDRKQRRKQMMKVAASVTKAENDLTSEEDKDHRETQKASPKDYIVYEDRVLRQIHESRELFRDEIINISTMLMCLRPWMERDKAKGHAIVQAEPNTLMELVDLLLEVRNRVWARLFVHKLCDCQNIKPKLHNWAQQLESAGLKAAEKFIDCYGDRLEELDLTSLLTFSPLQDILIEKFGTIPELFDNTGLTVIDYLRQAPPQEMRLFIWTLEEHRESYPTCTAALDEYFEMDGIRLVIKKTENDKQLNSLYKSKSKNRRKKQKEPKSVIVLSGMRSGLLRDEEDEDIFSEDDSLMLLDGTDPFSVPEHLREQVAEFEGQYYGSGRLNHYKRFLDNSADRTKESLYDYFAQILEEHGPLHASDPLFVGELENFPIEAHQKIDAAGGLEAFLLESLRFVMTDNLIGLTKHAVSLQHNVADESITDCFSQIYNSENIESQRSSHLNPTAKEFLPQFECFSLSDNNASYDGLGLCDDADIQGLVLSESHNTLPGPCRTLPDPYDFSDQISHNFAFTSSPQDMDMFGTLNDQEDNYPNPEYLLNTSLKDCIYNSTALTLGISEINVNIENERGQTLLGNISDKVQRPETKTVSVQTLGYNKNTKDDVAVNTEPYTLFEKNKGDMTQKEKNSITFEKRIQNMKDTLEILHQQRKEKASVLEAEVKEIQHKIEITKTELSLFQQKLEEEIRKDQQEKRDNQETLKTLKGEIKELEDLRESYSKQIRDKNVEFQTELNHFLEKSNQSAAEKMSLEDEIKRCRDLCAKATSQSLTAQLSVLQNRREVGLRGLRKCVSDGKAILQNMTEVSTRYPSGGLVSTIEAWKSCVQEAEQKIAITEAQYEEQVEQVKRGTRLCSLSPVSVPSAPAPPPVPAFLHALPSMKPVPQQFPVRHMTPHAQYGAHQQPVRSQTYSAVNRPPIQPAERAPHTLPAPSAPMTLTEAPQRPPAPLAPAAPRAPTPVQQHLGVFDKIVDRLHSMFPHYSRPVIGKFIQEVRTANGSTLNMLTYEDVINRAAQLILDHQEGSREQISSVGGDPIGVRESAVPSPTPVDSYRASPTPLPVHVWKSVSSHHRSSSKALNMEDPCIICHDDMAPEELCVLECRHSFHRECIKSWLKEQSTCPTCREHALLPEDFPMLPGRHRRGHAPAASFS, from the exons CTTCCTACCCATGATGTTAGAATCTGATGACTCAGATCTTGAGGATGGTCCAGATGTGGTCCGGCACAAGACCAAAATT ATTTATCAGAATCATTTTCCGTACATTCACATGGAACCACCTG ATATTTTGTATGAGCGTTGGGGTAAAATTAACCTGGAATTAAGACAGAAAACTGGATACATGCTGCACATCTCTGCTTTCTGGTGGCACATTCTTTTCCGGCAGCAAGAAAATCATGTCACCACTTCCTGGGCAGTAGAGGTGGGCTTCCTGGATGCCAA tTTCACAAATGACTTGAGCTTGAAAAGGCTGCACAAAATTGAAATTCTGGAGCTCATCCTCAACACTATAGAAAATTGt CTTTCTGACACAGAACCAGAGAGAAAAGCAAAGGAGTTAATATCATTAAGCACATCTTTTCAACTG CAAGAGGATTGTCTTGTGAAAGCAGTAAGCTGGCTTGAGGAGTTTGGACCACCAGGCCTAAGCAGGAAGCTACTAGATCTTGGCCCAAAGAAAATCCGATATCATATTCTGCACTTCATCTTCATTGAAT ATGCTCGCTATATACAAGTGATGTCATGCAGCAAAAAGAAAATGACCAAGGATGTGTTGATAGAGCCAGATCCTTGGAATTTACAG AAAAGTGAAGAAATGAAGAACAAAGGGAATGAACAGTTTCAGAAGAAGAAGTATGATCAGGCTGTGAAGTGGTATACAAAGGCCATTAAGTTCCA TCCCAGCAACCATCTGCTGTATGGTAACAGAGCGCTCAGTTATCTTCGATGTGAAAAATATCT GAAAGCAATGGGTGATGGCAAAAGAGCAATTATTTTGCAGAAAGACTGGGCAAAG GGCCATTATCGCTTCTGTGATGCTTTATTCTTTCTGGGAGCTAAAGACAAAGCAATTGAAGCCAATTTAAGAGCTCAGAAATATTGCAGTGCTGACCCAGAAGGAATTAGAGACCTCCAACAGCAGTACTCGCGCTTCATGACTGAAATTTATGAAGGAAAAG cagaaggaaaacaaaagaaagcGGAAACAAAGAAAGGAGCCAGTAAAAG ACATGAAGCAGCCAGTGGACTGGATCCCTCAATCCCACATGTCAGCTCTTACAATGACACAGTGACGTCTCTTGAGTCTTGTACACTAGAGAACAAG AAGACAGGAGatgcagtggagcagcaggaacCACCAG gaaGAAGCAGAAACATTGAGGAGCACTGTAAATCCGCGAAGGACGATAAAAG tgAAATGGGAGACAGAAAGACCAAGAATGGAGTACCATGCACTCCAGAGAAACAGGCTGTCAGGGCTAAACCCCCACCTGCACAGGAAAAT gctcAGACCAGTGGCAGTAACGCATGCAGTAAAAAGCAATTTTGTGCTGCAGTGGTGGATGCTCATACAGCACTCGCTGACCAGCGTTGCCACAACGCAGAGCAAGCGTTCTCTCTAGCCCTCCACGTTTTGCAATCTAGTGGGTCCAAG TGCTTTGGCATAACTGAATTGGACAAAGCTTTGCTGATCTATGGCTATGCTACAGCTCTATTAGAAATTGGCCAGCCTGAG gaATTGACAGAAGCTAAGAGACAATTTGATAAATTAAGGTCATCAGAGGACAGAAAATTTCAGTCTTTGGTTCACTATGGGATCGGAAAGGTTTTTCTGAAGGAGAACAG ATATCCCAAAGCATTTGAAGAATTTTCAAATGCCCTTCTGATGGTGCAGAGGCAAATCACACCTGGAAAACTCACCTGGCCCACCACTAAAGTAACAGTTGAAGAGACTCGACCTGAGTATTTAAAG GAACAGCTTGAGAGATATATTGAGCTGTGCAAATTTCCACCTAAACCAGATGCAATCTGCCGACATCAACATTGTCTTGGTCATGCCATAGAGATCTACTTTACTGATCCAGATTTTAAG GGTTTCATTCGAATTACATGCTGTCAGAGCTGCCATGTGGAGTTTCACATCAATTGTTGGAAAAAACTCAAAGCTGCCTCATTTGCTGATAAGAATGATAAG GACTTTCTTCAGGATGGGTGTTTCACTCCTGACTGTTCTGGTAGAATCTGTCATATTGTAATATTTGGCTCAACTGGACTTATTAAGTGTAAG TTTGAATCAACTATTCCTAAAAACAAACCTCCTGTGCGATTGAGAGTTAAACAGAAATGCACAAG TCTTAAAAAGTTGAAATCTAAAGAGGATCGAAAGCAAAGGAGGAAACAAATGATGAAAGTAGCTGCTTCTGTCACCAAAGCTGAGAATGACTTAACATCAGAGGAGGATAAGGACCATAGAGAAACACAGAAAG CATCGCCCAAGGATTACATTGTATATGAAGATCGTGTTTTACGTCAAATTCATGAAAGCAGAGAACTTTTTAGGGATGAAATTATCAATATTTCCACCATGCTGATGTGCCTGAGGCCATGGATGGAGCGTGATAAGGCTAAGGGTCATGCAATTGTCCAGGCAGAACCTAATACTTTGATGGAACTGGTGGATCTGCTTTTGGAGGTGCGCAACCGGGTCTGGGCACGACTTTTTGTTCATAAACTCTGTGACTGCCAAAACATCAAACCCAAGCTTCACAACTGGGCTCAGCAACTTGAAAGTGCTG GTCTAAAAGCTGCAGAGAAGTTTATTGATTGCTATGGTGATCGCCTGGAGGAGTTGGATCTAACTTCCCTGCTCACATTCTCTCCACTACAAGATATCCTTATCGAAAAGTTTGGCACTATTCCGGAACTGTTTGACAACACGGGCTTGACTGTGATAGACTACCTCCGACAGGCCCCTCCTCAAGAAATGCGTCTGTTCATCTGGACTCTGGAGGAGCACAGAGAAAGCTACCCCACCTGCACTGCTGCCCTTGATGAATATTTTGAAATGG ATGGTATACGTTTAGTGATCAAAAAGACTGAGAATGATAAACAACTA AATTCCCTTTATaagagtaaaagtaaaaatcgtagaaagaagcagaaagagCCTAAG TCTGTTATTGTTCTGTCGGGGATGAGAAGTGGACTCCTAAGAGATGAAGAGGATGAGGATATTTTTTCAGAAGACGATTCATT GATGTTGCTTGATGGCACTGATCCTTTTAGTGTCCCAGAACATTTGAGGGAACAAGTAGCTGAGTTTGAGGGTCAATATTACGGCTCAGGACGCTTGAACCACTATAAGAGGTTTTTGGACAACAGCGCAGATCGTACCAAAGAGAGTTTATATGA CTACTTTGCCCAGATATTAGAGGAACATGGCCCTCTACACGCATCTGACCCGTTATTTGTGGGCGAGCTGGAGAACTTTCCAATTGAGGCTCACCAAAAAATTGATGCAGCTGGAGGGCTTGAAGCTTTTCTCCTTGAATCACTCAGATTTGTCATGACCGACAACCTTATTGGACTAACCAAGCATGCGGTGTCTTTGCAACACAATGTGGCTGATGAATCAATCACAGACTGCTTCTCTCAAATTTACAACAGTGAGAATATTGAATCACAAAGATCCTCCCATCTCAACCCCACAGCCAAagagtttttgcctcagtttGAATGTTTTAGTTTGAGTGACAATAATGCATCATATGATGGTCTTGGTCTTTGTGATGATGCTGATATCCAAGGATTGGTACTTTCTGAATCACATAACACACTACCTGGACCATGTCGGACGCTTCCTGATCCATATGATTTTAGTGATCAGATATCTCATAATTTTGCTTTTACAAGTTCACCACAAGATATGGATATGTTTGGAACTCTAAATGATCAAGAGGATAATTATCCTAATCCTGAATATCTTCTCAACACATCTTTAAAAGACTGCATCTATAACTCAACGGCTCTCACTTTAGGTATTAGTGAAATTAATGTGAACATTGAAAACGAAAGAGGACAAACCCTTTTAGGAAATATTTCTGACAAGGTCCAAAGGCCTGAGACCAAAACAGTTTCTGTGCAG ACTCTAGGATATAACAAAAATACTAAAGATGATGTTGCTGTTAACACAGAACCATATACTTTGTTTGAGAAGAATAAA ggtGATATGacccagaaagaaaaaaacagtataACATTTGAAAAACGTATCCAGAATATGAAAGACACACTTGAAATTCTCCATCAGCAACGAAAAGAAAAAGCTTCTGTTCTTGAAGCGGAAGTGAAGGAAATCCAGCACAAAATAGAG ATCACAAAAACAGAGCTCAGTTTATTCCAACAAAAGCTTGAGGAGGAAATTCGAAAAGATCAGCAGGAGAAGAGAGACAACCAAGAGACACTAAAAACCTTAAAGGGGGAGATCAAAGAATTGGAGGATTTGCGGGAGAG CTATTCCAAGCAAATTCGGGATAAGAATGTGGAGTTTCAAACGGAGCTGAATCATTTCCTTGAGAAGAG TAATCAGTCTGCAGCTGAGAAGATGAGTTTGGAGGATGAGATCAAGAGATGTAGAGATCTGTGTGCTAAAGCAACCAGTCAATCACTAACAGCACAG CTGTCTGTCCTGCAAAACAGACGAGAGGTTGGGTTGCGTGGTTTGAGGAAGTGCGTGTCAGACGGGAAGGCTATTCTACAAAACATGACTGAGGTGTCAACTAG GTATCCATCTGGAGGCCTCGTCTCCACAATCGAAGCCTGGAAGTCATGTGTGCAGGAAGCTGAGCAGAAGATTGCCATAACAGAG GCACAATATGAAGAACAGGTTGAGCAAGTGAAAAGAGGTACCAGACTGTGCTCTCTTTCTCCAGTCTCAGTACCCAGTGCTCCTGCTCCTCCACCTGTACCG GCCTTTTTACATGCATTACCCAGTATGAAGCCAGTCCCGCAGCAGTTCCCTGTGAGACATATGACACCACATGCACAATATGGAGCTCATCAGCAACCTGTTAGATCCCAAACATACTCAGCAGTGAACAGGCCCCCAATCCAGCCAGCTGAGAGAGccccacacacacttccagCACCAAGTGCTCCTATGACTCTAACAGAGGCTCCTCAGAGACCACCTGCTCCTCTGGCACCTGCAGCTCCTAGGGCTCCAACACCAGTTCAGCAGCACCTTGGTGTGTTTGATAAGATTGTAGACCGACTCCACTCCATGTTCCCTCACTATAGCAG GCCTGTCATAGGAAAGTTCATTCAGGAGGTCCGTACTGCCaatggcagcactttgaacatgCTGACATACGAAGATGTGATCAACAGAGCCGCACAGCTAATCCTTGACCATCAAGAAGGCTCACGA gaaCAGATAAGTTCAGTGGGTGGGGATCCAattggtgtgagagagagtgcagtGCCAAGTCCGACTCCTGTAGACTCCTACAGGGCCTCTCCAACTCCTCTACCTGTGCATGTGTGGAAGAGTGTGTCCTCTCATCATCGCAGCAGCTCTAAAGCG TTGAACATGGAGGATCCTTGTATTATCTGTCACGATGATATGGCTCCTGAAGAACTGTGCGTTCTGGAGTGTCGCCATAGCTTCCACAGAGAG tgtataaagtCATGGCTGAAGGAGCAGAGCACCTGTCCTACATGCAGAGAGCATGCACTTCTACCTGAGGACTTTCCTATGTTGCCTGGGCGACATCGCAGAGGACATGCACCTGCAGCATCCTTCTCCTAA